One Magnetospirillum sp. 15-1 DNA segment encodes these proteins:
- a CDS encoding MraY family glycosyltransferase, with product MTSISLTPLLVAMPLSAMGTWLLAGAARRIGAVAKVTADRWHKNGEIPRLAGPAMLAAVAPWLHGGELAILMAVCALGSIDDIRPLRPDVKAIGLLMAAAAAVWVTGSWWTGPALWLVANAVNLLDHADGIAAAAAAGTFLGLGGDAGLAAAGACGGFLLLNYPPARVFMGDSGSLTLGAMAVLIGARGNDAVTTALWCAVPLADAVQVTVRRILRGQKPWVGGTDHSGHGLLRMGIPPRLLPALYFILTLLAGAVSGIRP from the coding sequence ATGACCTCGATTTCCCTGACGCCGCTTCTCGTCGCCATGCCGCTATCCGCCATGGGAACTTGGCTGCTGGCCGGGGCGGCCCGGAGAATTGGCGCCGTCGCCAAAGTGACCGCCGACCGCTGGCACAAAAACGGAGAGATTCCACGCCTGGCGGGACCAGCCATGCTGGCCGCGGTCGCGCCTTGGCTGCATGGCGGGGAATTGGCCATCCTCATGGCCGTCTGCGCTCTGGGCTCGATCGACGATATCCGCCCCCTCCGTCCCGACGTCAAGGCCATCGGCCTGCTGATGGCTGCCGCAGCAGCCGTTTGGGTGACGGGATCATGGTGGACCGGACCGGCCCTCTGGCTGGTCGCCAACGCCGTCAATCTTCTCGATCACGCCGACGGCATCGCCGCCGCCGCCGCCGCCGGCACCTTTCTTGGCCTCGGAGGTGACGCGGGTCTAGCCGCAGCCGGAGCCTGTGGAGGCTTCCTGCTGCTGAATTATCCCCCCGCCCGGGTCTTCATGGGTGACAGCGGCAGCTTGACGCTGGGCGCCATGGCGGTGCTGATTGGCGCCAGGGGAAACGATGCCGTCACCACGGCCCTGTGGTGCGCCGTGCCACTTGCCGATGCGGTACAGGTCACCGTCAGGCGTATTCTGCGCGGGCAGAAGCCGTGGGTCGGTGGCACCGATCATTCCGGCCATGGCTTGTTGCGGATGGGAATCCCCCCCCGCCTGCTGCCCGCGCTCTATTTTATCCTTACGCTGCTGGCAGGCGCTGTCTCGGGCATACGCCCCTAA